The Manihot esculenta cultivar AM560-2 chromosome 1, M.esculenta_v8, whole genome shotgun sequence genome has a window encoding:
- the LOC110626142 gene encoding translation initiation factor IF-2 yields MAWRAARKTCVHVGLIRAWTTPSLWRAVGLTSKCNIEVTVKSFSSPVRGIPEFSFSSFLRGHHIFSTYKSLIRCFYATPQLSARRRNNDEPVGLKIQTKGKFKDKNRNRTQPPVEAPYVAPKLKRNTKSSLDKTVDIFEGMTVVELAKRTGQSIATLQDILVNVGEKARSEFDPLSIDVAELVGMEVGVNVRRQHSSEGAEILPRPPVVTVMGHVDHGKTSLLDALRQTSVAAKEAGGITQHLGAFIVGMPSGSSITFLDTPGHAAFSAMRARGAAVTDIVVLVVAADDGVMPQTLEAIYHAKAANVPVVVAINKCDKPAANPERVKIQLASEGLQLEEMGGDVQVVEVSAVKKTGLDDLEEALLLQAEIMDLKARVDGPAQAYVVEARLDKGRGPLATAIVKTGTLVCGQHVVVGSEWGKIRAIRDMVGKLTDRAKPAMPVEIEGLKGLPMAGDDIVVVESEERARMLSAGRKRKFEKDRLIQMIDERPETIEVTDDIPVPERVEMPIIVKADVQGTVQAVTDALKTLNSPQVFVNVVHVGVGSISQSDVDLAQACGACIVGFNVKTPPSAVTMAATQARIKIMQHRVIYHLLEEVGNLIVDKAPGTSETKVAGEAEVLSIFELKGRSKSVGGDMKIAGCRVIDGQVTRTAIMRLLRSGDVVFEGSCTSLKREKQDVERVGKGNECGLMLGDCDDFRVGDVIQCLEQVVRKPKFISSESGAVRIEC; encoded by the exons ATGGCTTGGAGAGCAGCTCGAAAAACG TGTGTTCATGTTGGTCTGATTAGAGCTTGGACTACACCATCACTGTGGCGTGCAGTGGGGTTAACTTCTAAATGTAATATTGAGGTTACAGTGAAATCATTTTCTTCTCCAGTTAGAGGCATACCTG AGTTTTCTTTCAGCTCATTTTTACGAGGTCATCACATTTTCTCTACTTATAAATCCTTAATACg GTGTTTTTATGCCACTCCACAACTGTCGGCTAGAAGAAGAAATAATGATGAGCCTGTTGGTTTGAAGATCCAAACTAAAGGAAAATTTAAGGATAAGAATAGAAACAGGACCCAACCGCCTGTTGAAGCTCCATATGTGGCTCCTAAACTGAAAAGGAATACCAAGTCTTCGCTAGATAAAACAGTGGACATATTTGAAGGCATGACAGTTGTTGAGCTTGCGAagcgcactggtcagtccattGCCACCCTGCAGGATATTCTTGTCAATGTTGGGGAAAAGGCTCGTTCAGAATTTGATCCCCTCAGCATTGATGTTGCAGAGCTGGTTGGAATG GAAGTTGGGGTCAACGTCAGGAGGCAACACTCCAGTGAAGGTGCAGAAATTCTTCCACGTCCTCCTGTTGTGACTGTCATGGGGCATGTTGACCATGGTAAAACTTCACTTTTAGATGCATTGCGTCAAACATCAGTGGCGGCTAAGGAAGCTGGAGGGATAACTCAGCATCTGGGTGCTTTTATTGTTGGCATGCCATCGGGATCATCAATCACATTCCTTGACACTCCTGGTCATGCAGCATTTAGTGCAATGAGGGCAAGAGGTGCTGCAGTAACTGATATAGTTGTGCTTGTCGTAGCTGCTGATGACGGGGTGATGCCTCAAACTCTTGAAGCCATATACCATGCTAAAGCAGCTAATGTACCAGTTGTAGTTGCTATAAATAAATGTGACAAACCGGCAGCCAATCCAGAGAGAGTTAAAATCCAGCTTGCATCAGAGGGCTTGCAGCTGGAGGAGATGGGTGGGGATGTTCAGGTTGTTGAAGTTTCAGCTGTTAAAAAAACTGGATTAGATGACTTGGAAGAGGCTTTACTTCTTCAGGCAGAGATTATGGACCTAAAAGCACGTGTTGATGGCCCTGCTCAAGCTTATGTGGTAGAGGCTAGGCTTGACAAAGGACGTGGTCCATTGGCTACTGCAATAGTGAAAACAGGGACTTTGGTTTGTGGGCAGCATGTGGTTGTGGGTTCGGAGTGGGGAAAAATAAGGGCTATTAGGGATATGGTAGGGAAACTGACTGATCGAGCTAAACCTGCAATGCCAGTTGAGATTGAGGGGCTTAAGGGGCTTCCTATGGCTGGTGATGATATTGTCGTTGTGGAATCAGAGGAGCGAGCTAGGATGCTTAGTGCAGGGAGGAAAAGGAAATTTGAGAAAGATAGACTTATACAGATGATTGATGAAAGGCCAGAAACCATAGAAGTAACAGATGACATACCTGTGCCTGAGAGGGTTGAAATGCCAATAATTGTAAAAGCAGATGTGCAGGGAACTGTTCAGGCTGTCACAGATGCACTAAAGACTTTAAATAGTCCCCAG GTTTTTGTGAATGTAGTGCATGTTGGTGTTGGGTCTATTTCTCAGTCTGATGTGGACTTGGCACAAGCTTGTGGTGCATGCATTGTTGGATTCAATGTGAAGACTCCACCTAGTGCTGTCACTATGGCTGCAACTCAAGCCAGGATAAAG ATAATGCAACATCGTGTGATCTATCACCTTTTGGAGGAAGTCGGCAACTTAATAGTGGACAAGGCCCCTGGAACTTCTGAGACCAAGGTAGCTGGGGAAGCTGAAGTGCTGAGTATTTTTGAGCTTAAAGGGAGGAGCAAGTCTGTAGGAGGTGATATGAAGATTGCTGGCTGCAGGGTGATAGATGGCCAAGTTACCAGAACAGCAATCATGAGGCTTCTAAGGAGTGGGGATGTTGTTTTTGAAGGATCTTGCACATCTCTCAAGCGGGAGAAGCAGGATGTGGAAAGAGTAGGCAAAGGAAATGAATGTGGACTTATGCTCGGCGATTGTGATGATTTCCGGGTGGGAGACGTCATCCAATGTTTAGAGCAAGTAGTTAGGAAACCAAAGTTCATTTCATCAGAAAGTGGTGCTGTTCGAATTGAGTGCTGA